Below is a genomic region from Fischerella sp. PCC 9605.
GCAGCGGCTGATGATTTAGAGATTATCATTCTCGGAGAATCAGGACATGGTGCTCGTCCCCATGAGGCCATAGATGCGATTTGGATAGCCTCGCAAGTAATTACTACACTACAACAGGCGATTAGCCGCACCCAGAATCCCTTGCGTCCTGTAGTGTTGAGCATAGGGAAAATTAATGGTGGTAGAGCGCCGAATGTGATTGCCGACAAGGTGCAGTTATTGGGAACAGTGCGATCGCTCCATCCCGAAACTCGTGCCAATTTACCAAACTGGATTGACCAAATCGTCGCTAGTGTCTGCAATTCCTATGGTGCAAAATATCAAGTAAATTATCGCCAGGGTGTACCCAGCGTGCAAAATGATTATGTCTTGACGCAGTTGTTGCAATCATCGGCAGAAGAAGCTTGGGGTAGCGATCGCGTGCAAGTCTTACCCGAACCCTCTCTTGGTGCGGAAGACTTTTCCGTTTATTTAGAACGCACACCTGGCTGCATGTTTCGCTTAGGTGTAGGCTACAGAGACAGAGTGATTAACTTCCCGTTGCACCATCCTCAATTTGAAGTCGATGAATCTGCTATTGTCACTGGAGTTGTCACAATGGCATATACTGCTTATAGATTTTGGCAACAAAATAATTGATGATATCAAATCCGGCTAATTCATGTTCATTAAAAACCCTCACCCCGTCCTGTCGGACACCCCTCTCCCAACTAGGGAGAGGGGAAGGGGGTGAGGGCAGATACGATAACTAATCCAACGGATTTGATATGATAAGTCCAAGATATTAAACAAAAACTCCCGACACATGTTTGTGTTGGGAGTTTTAAACCTAACCTAGCAAATAGCTTTAAGTATCTAAATTACACCCGATATTAAAACTAAGGTGTAAATTAGATAGACTATCGAGCTGCACTTTGTTGACCCATTCTCTCTTGAATTTTCTGCTTAGCAGCTTTGAATTGGGTAGCCAGTTGCTCGCTTTGATCGCTGCTTAAGTTATTGCGAATAGCAGCGAACATAGTGCTTTCTTCTTGGCGAATATGGTCGCCAACAGCGTCCATAAGCTGTCTAACTTTATCTTTAAATTGAGATGAAGAGGGGTTAATAGCCTTAATTTCCTCTAGCATCCGCTTCATTTCAGCTTGCTCATCGTATAGTTCTTGAGTATCGCTTTCACCGTAGAAAGAACGTACTCTTGGGTAGACAACTTCTTCTTCAGCTTCAGCGTGAGCAGTTAAATCTTTATAAATTTGACCGAAGTACTCTTGGATCTTTTGGGGATCGTTGCTTGCCAACAGTTCGGTGAACAGAGTATTCACCTTGTTGTGATCCAGGCGGATAACATCCTGGACATTCATATCACTTTTATCGCTGGTTTGGGTAACAGTACTGCCGACAACACCACTCAATGCTGCCATAGCATCTTGTACGCGTCCCCAAATACCCTGATCCACTTCTTGTCCGGTGAGTTCGCGAACACCCAAGATTTCCAGAATACCTTTGAGTTGCTCTTGGTGAGCGCGGTTCTCAAAGTTAACAGTATTTAAAGGTCCGATCGCCATCATCACATCAGCACCAACTTTTTGTGCGGCTTTGTGAATTGTCAAGCCGGACATTACTTGCTGGTGCTTCAGCAATTCATGTTGAAATACTTTTTCATACAAGCTCAATTCGGAGCCTTGCATCAACTGCCGAAGCTTTTGAATCATATCTGTAACTGTTTTTTCGGGCTCGGCTTGGATGCCATATTGAACATTAACTGTTTCGAGAATACCCTTGTTTTTTTGGTCATCCTCGAGCATTTTCCGAATGCGATCGGCAATTTCGCTATCAGTTACTTCTCTCAAAAATTGTTCTTCATTTTGAATGATTAAATCTTGAATTGCTCTCATATCTGCCAATTTCATGGCAATAGCAGAACGCTTAGCATCATCTAAAGCAACAACCATGCTCTGTTCTCCTCTGAAAATACTTTGTAATTTCAACAACTTCAGGTTGCCATATGATTTTGGACTGTTCCATCTTTCTTTTGAACGATAACTCCAAAACCAAGGATATAAAAAATTTAATTTTCAGGATAATTTTAAAAATCAATATATATCTATACTTTGAGATAGATAACTACTAGAGACTACACTCCTTCGCTAGATAGATAAATTTTTCTGGCCGCTTTTCTAGATTGACTCCAGGGTAATCAAATAGGAGATGAAGTCGTAATGCCCGAGAATCCTGGACTAGGAGAACAGGCACTCAATAAAGCCGCAGAAATAGGCTTATCTAGCCAGTTAGATGAAGTAGAAAATTTAGATGTAAATATCAAAGCTGAACCGCTTAATCTAGTTCAGGGACAGGTAGAATCCGTCTCCATAGAAGGTGAAGGTTTGGTAATGCAGCAAGACCTCCGCATGGAGGAACTAGAAATGGATGTTAGTAGCGTTGCTATTAATCCTCTGAGTGCGGCTTTTGGCACAATTGAACTGACCAAACCTACACGGGGGAGTGCGCGGGTGACTTTAATCGAAGAGGATATCAACCGCGCTTTTAATTCCGAATATATCCGCTCAAAACTGCAAAGCCAGAAAATTCATGTGAATGGACAATTATTGACGATTGATCCTCAAAACGTAGATTTTCGTCTCCCTGGAAACGGTAAAGTCGCATTGAATGCCACTGTACTTTTGAAAGAAACCAACGAAACCCATAAAGTAGCTTTTTCAGCATCACCTCGTGTTAGCCAAAATGGACAAGCAGTCACTTTGGAAAATGTCGAGTACGGTGACACTCAGGAAGTATCACCAGAACTGACAAAAGCTTTAGTAGATGCAACTAGCGAGATATTGGATTTAAAGAACTTTGACCTAGACGGAATAGCCCTGCGGGTTAAAAGTATACAGGTGGAAGCAGGTAAACTTATCTTGCAAGCCGAAGCTTATGTTGAAAAAATTCCTTCGGCATAATTTCATTTCATCTTAAGAAGATATCGAAACGCCTACCCTGCTACAACTCTCTACACCTATTTACGGAAAAGTTTTTTCACCTCTTGTTCTTTGGAGCATATAAATTATGGCAACTCAAGAGAGAGACACTACGCCCTATCCTAATATTCCAGCTTTTTTGGAAAGTGACGACAGGGAGTTTCGTGACACTGGTGTACCTAGTACTGTGGCGATCGCAGGCCACCCTATTCACCCAATTCTCGTCCAATTCCCGATCTCTTTTCTCGTCGGGGCGCTGTTAACGGATGCAGCCTTCTGGTATATTGGCGATACTTTCTGGGCTAGAGCCTCTTTTTGGTTAATAGTCGGCGGCTTGGTAGGAGGTATTGCAGCAGCCCTAACTGGTTTGCTGGACTTTTTGAGAATAGGAAGAGTCCGCAAGCGCACTGCTGGATGGGCACACTTGATTCTCAACGTCAGTGCCTTGGTGCTGACGATTATCAACCTCGTATTGCGCTGGAATAACTCTGTAACTGCCGTATTGCCTTGGGGACTAGTACTCTCAGTTATCGTATCCGGGCTTCTCGGCGTTTCCGGCTGGTATGGTGGCGAATTGGTATATCGGCATAAAGTTGCTGTGATTGGCAACGGTAATCCAGATCAACCTTAGGGTAAAAGAGTTAAAAATTAGAACAGAAAATTAAAAATTGTATATTATACATTTTTAATTTTTGATTTTTAATTTTTAATTGATTTGTCCCCAACCCTGAGAAAATTGTGTCAAAAAAAACACAAACTCTATATATTTTTATATCCCTGCTCATCGTTGTGGCGATGGGCTTTTTCTTTAAATACTATAGTGGCCCTGCTCATAAATGGTTTAATGATTACGGAGCGGCTGTATTTTACGAAATATTTTGGTGCTTGTTCGCTTTTTGGTTTTTCCGCAGTCCGTCAGCAACTATTCAAATTCCTGTATGGGTCTTTATCATCACCTGTATATTAGAATTTTTGCAATTATGGCATCCCCTCTTTTTGGAGCAGTTTCGCGCTACGTTGATAGGTAAATGGTTAGTTGGTACTACCTTTGTTTGGTGGGATTTTCCTCATTATGCATTGGGTAGTGTTTTAGGCTGGTTGTGGCTGCGGCAATTACAAATAAAGGGTTATGCAAAAAAAAGTCAAAGTTAAACCAAATTCCAAAGTTCAAAAAATAGAAGAAGTAGCCGATGGCAGTCTAATTGTTTATTTAAAATCTCCTCCTGTTGACGGTAAGGCGAATGAAGAACTCATTCAGGTTTTAGCAGAAAAATTTGATGTGCCAAAATCTAGAATCAGAATTAAGTCTGGCTTATCTTCCCGAAACAAGTTGATAGAGATTGACAGTGATATATAGAGTAAAAGATAATTGCTTAAGTTGCTTTTGAATCAAACTTTGACTTTGTAGAGATGTCCTATACCAGATCTCTACAAATTCGTTGAAATGGCTCCATGCCTAATTTTCATGAGAACTTAGATAACTTAAATAAATAAACTCGTCTCCGAGCATTAGCTTAGAAAACGAGTTTATAGATGCTTTACGTCTGAAAAAGTTAATACTGAACTTCTTCCTTAATAGTGATATATCTTGACTGTGATTTCACTCTATCAATCCATGCTTGGATAGCAGGAAATTGCATCAAATCATACCCACCCTCATCAGCTACATGAGTATAAGCAAACAAAGCAATATCTGCAATAGTATAACGCTCACCTACAAAAAAATTGCAAGTCTTTAAATGGTTTTCCATCAACTTAAGTGCTGCATAACCAGGCTCGCGTTTTTGCTCTATAGCTTCCTTATATTCATCTGCTTTACCTAGTATAGAAATCCAAAATCTTGGTGTTGCAATAAAAGGCTCGTGTCTATTTTGTTCAAAGAATAACCATTGCATCACTTGCGCTCGTAAAAAGCGGTCATAAGGTAAAAATTCTGTTCCTTCACTCAGATAAATTAATATGGCATTTGATTCTGCCAAATATCTCCCTGGCTCAACCTCCAATAATGGAATTTTCCCAACAGGATTTTTACTCAAAAACTCTGGCGTTCGAGTCTCACCTTTCAAAATATTCATCTCTACCCTCTCAAATGGCATACCAATTTGTGACAATAAAAGTCGGATCTTGTAGCCGTTCCCTGAAGGTAAAAAATCGTACAATCTCAGCGTTTCCATGCCAATAAATGTTGAGATGAAGGTTACGATTAATAATAATGCAGTAAAATAGAATTAATTTTCAAACTAATAAAGAAACACAATAAAATTTTTATAAATGCAGATCTTGACCAAGAAAATATATTCTCTAAAAATAAAATTAATCAAGTATTATTTTTATCATTGAGATGTTTAATTTTATGCAGCGAAAGAGAATAAAAAATGTGTGGAAGATTTAGTTTAAGCGTCACTCAAGAAGTTTTAGCTCGAGCCTTTCATGTCGAAGAAGTTCCGAATTTAGAGCCGCAATATAACATTGCACCTACGCAAATGGTAGCGACGGTTTTGTATAATTTAGAAAACCACAAACGTGAACTTCAGCAGTTACGTTGGGGTTTAATACCCTCATGGGCAAAAGATCCGAGTATGGGAGCGAAGCTCATTAATGCTAGGTCGGAATCTGTAGCCGAAAAACCTGCTTTTCGCTCTGCCTTCAAGCGTCGGCGCTGTTTAGTAGTGGCGGATGGCTTTTATGAATGGCAGCAGCAAAAGGGCAAAAAACAGCCTTATTATTTTCGCCTCCGGGATAGCCAACCCTTTGGCTTTGCTGGGTTGTGGGAGGAATGGCAATCTCCCGAAGGAGAACAGATAAAATCTTGCACAATTTTGACAACTCAAGCTAACGAATTACTGCAACCAATTCACGATCGCATGCCAGTAATTCTCCAACAGCAAGATTACGAGGTGTGGCTAGATCCCCAAATACATGCAGCGAATGTATTACAGCCGTTATTGCACCCCTATCCATCAGAGGCAATGACAAGCTACCCCGTTAACACCGTGGTAAACAACCCCAGGCATAATAGCTCAGAGTGTATAATCCCAATCAGCACGGGGAATTCTTCTGCAAATCAGTTAAATTAACTATTAGTGAAAAAGCCCACTCACTAGCCGAACACCACAGAGGCGTCTATGCCAAGAACTCAGAGAAACGATAACTTTATCGATAAATCCTTTACAGTTATGGCGGATTTGATCCTGAAGATCCTGCCAGCGAATAAAAGAGCGAAAGAAGCCTTTGTTTATTACCGTGATGGAATGTCGGCGCAGTCAGAAGGAGAATATGCCGAAGCTTTAGAAAACTACAAGGAAGCTCTAGAACTAGAAGAAGATGCACTGGATCGGGGCTATATACTCTACAACATGGGGCTAATTCATGCCAGCAACGGCGAACACGAAACGGCTTTAGATTTATATCACCAAGCACTGGAGTGTAACCCCCGCTTACCTCAAGCTTTGAACAACATCGCGGTAATTTATCACTTCATGGGAGAAAAAGCGAAACAAGCAGGAGACGAAGACGGCGGCGAAGCACTGTTTGACAAAGCGGCTGATTATTGGATCAGAGCCATTCGCCTTGCTCCCAATAACTACATCGAAGCTCAAAACTGGCTGAAAACTACAGGAAGAATGCAAATTGACGTATTCTTTTAGTCATTGGTCATTTGTTGGTTGTTGGTTGTTGGTTGTTTTTATCACCACTAACTACTAACCACTAACCACTAACTAATGACTAATGACCAATTACCAATTACCAATTACCATCCTATGATCGACCGTGAACAAGTTCGCAAAGTCGCGCATCTTGCTCGCCTAGAATTGACACCAGAAGAGGAAGAACAATTTACTACTCAATTGGGAAGTATTCTGGATTATTTCGAGCAGCTAAGCGAATTGGATATCACTAACGTACCGCCCACAACACGAGCCATTGATGTCAGTAATGTGACACGCTCCGATGAACTCCAACCTTATGGCGATCGCGAAGCTATTCTCCAGGGTGCACCCCAACAAGAAGGCGAATTTTTCAAAGTGCCCAAAATTCTTAATGAAGAATAGTTAGTAGATAGTAGTTAGTAGATAGTAGTAATTTTTTGTGAATAATTAACCACTAACTACTAACCACCAACCACTAACCACGTCCCTAGATTGATGATTTCCTACCCAGGATGTGAGCTAATGAGTTGTGCATTACCTCAATCAAAAGAAAATAATCATGGGTTTGGGAATTCTTAAGGATGGTAAGTGGCTATCTGAACGGGAGCAAGAAGACTTAGAAGGTAAATTTATCCGTCCTTCAACCACTTTCCGCAACAAAATTACTGCTGATGGTTCGAGTGGGTTTAAAGCTGAACCAGGGCGCTATCATCTGTATATTTCCTGGGCTTGTCCTTGGGCGTGTCGCACTGCGATTATGCGCCAGTTAAAGGGGCTGCAAGATGTTATTGGTATGTCTGTGGTTGCTCCGGAAATTGATGATAACGGCTGGGAATTCTCGGATGAACCAGGCAGCATTCCCGATACAGTCAATGGGGCTAATTATCTTTGGCAAATTTATTTGCAAGCCGATCCCAACTATAGCGGACGTGTCACAGTTCCAGTTTTATGGAACACACAAACTAAGACAATTGTCAATAACGAATCCCGCGAAATTATGCGGATGTTTGATACTGAATTTAATAGTTTTGCTAAGAATAACGTAAATTTTTATCCAGAAAGTTTGCAAAAAGTTATTGACGAGACTATCGATGCTATTTACCAACCGATTAACAATGGTGTGTATCGGGCGGGATTTGCAACGAAGCAAGCAGCATATGATGAAGCGGTAACAGAATTATTTGACGCTCTCGACTACTGGGAAAAAATCTTAGGAGAACAACGCTATCTCTGTGGAAACCAAATTACTGAAGCAGACTGGTGTATGTTCACAACTTTATTTCGCTTTGATGCAGTTTACTATGTGCATTTTAAATGCAACTTACGCCGAATCGTAGATTATTCCAATTTGTGGAATTATCTCAAGGACTTGTACCAACAGCCAGGAGTAAAAGAAACTTGCAACCTAGACCATATCAAACGACATTATTACAAAAGCCATCCGAAAGTTAACCCAACTCGTATCGTTCCGAAAGGGCCGCTGATTGATTTTGAGGCTCCGCACAATCGCGATCGCATTTTTGCATGATGATACTTGGATAAAGTAAATAGCTTCAGCAAATTTTACTCAAATAACGCCAGAAGCAAGACTAATCGGATTAATTTGTGGGATAGACTAATCTCATGGTGTGAGGAATGCAAATATGGCTAATCCACGACCAGGGGGAAAATTAGTCTCGTTAGCTTTTGTAAGCGTATGTTTTTGTTTAGGCATTAGTATCGGATTGAGTATCCGCTTTAAGCGATCGCAAGCAACGGATACGAATAACCTACCCAGTGAAATTGTACCAGACCCGAATTATTCCCCAGATTTTAACTCACCCCCGTTTGTAGATGAGCCAAGTTATACAGACTCCATCACTATCCAAGCAGTAGGAGATGTTATTCCCGGTACAAATTTTCCTAACAAAAGACTACCGCGCGATCGCAACCAACTGCTACCAACATCAGTTAGGACATACTTGCAAAGAGCAGATATACTTTTTGGCAACTTTGAAACCAGCTTAACTAACCATCCTTATACTGCTAAAGATATCACTCGTGGGCAGGTTTTTGCCTTTCGCTCTCCTCCCTCCTATGCTCAGTTATTTGCTGATGCTGGCTTTGATGTGTTCAATATAGCCAACAATCATGCCTTAGATTTTGGTACGGTGGGGTTCCGTGACACTATTAAGAATCTCGCTGCTGTTGGGATTGAAACCTTAGGTCATAAAAATCAAATTCTTTTGCTAGAAGTTAAAAATATTGCGATCGCAATGATTGGGTTTGCACCCTACGAATTTTATAATTCGATTCACGATTTAGAAACAGCCCAAGCTCTTGTAAAAAAAGCCAAAACCCGAGCAGAGATTGTGATTATATCAATGCACGCAGGAGCAGAAGGAACGGGTGCATTACGAGTTAAAAATCGGACGGAGACTTTTTATGGGGAAAACCGGGGTAATTCAGTCAAGTTTGCCCGCAAAATGATTGATGCAGGAGCAGATTTAATCCTTGGACATGGCCCGCACGTTCCCAGAGCAATGGAACTTTATAAAGGAAAACTCATTGCTTATTCCTTGGGAAATTTTCTTGGATACCGGACTCTATCTACACGAGCTCAAACGGCTTACTCAATGATTTTAGAAGTTAAACTGAATTCAAAGGGAGATTTAGTGGGGGGTAGAATTATTCCCGTACATATGGATAGGCAAGGAATACCCCGCATTGATAAGCGTTTCCGAACTGTAGGACTTGTGCGTTATCTGATTGCCAGCGATTTTCCTAATACTTCGATAAAGGTTAACAAAAAGGGAGAAATATTATTAACTAATTAAGATTAGGCAATTACAATTATAAATAATATTTTTTCATAAAAAAATAACTTTATCTTAAATTCCTTGTATCTCAGACAACTGACAATCTAACTCTTCCACTGCTAAACCAGTAGCTTTTTGCCATTCCTCAAAAGTGAAGTTATAGCCATGCGCTTGTGCCATTTGCACAAAGGTTTCTAAATCAGGAGCTGAGTTGAGTGTTTCTCGCAAATTGGGATCGGTTTGAGCTGTTCTAAATAACCTGATTACTTCCTGTTGTGACATAGTTTTTCTCCGAGAATTTCATAAATTTAGCCATTGGTGAAGAGTCAATACAGACGCGATTAATCACGTCTGTGTAAGAGTTATTGGTTAATTTCTCCCCATCTCACACTCAGCATTTCATCTCTAAGTCGGTGAGAGGTTTTGTTCTTGACTATATGGATTATCAAATATCACGTATCCGTACAGTTTACTGTCACATTTACAACAGTTTAGCGATCGCAGGCTTCTACGTCAATTTGCTGATACAGTTCTCAACTTTTTTTTATAATTATTACTATAAAAATTTCAGATTTATTTGAAGTCTCTCTAATTTAGCCTAGGCTGAATCAATTATCCATTAGGATTTCGCTCTAATATTACTGATATGACAATAATAATTAAGTCAAAAATATAACTTTTAAACCCTCAGCTTCAGTAATAGTTGCACTATTGATTTTATGTGATTTAAATCACGTTCTACGCGATTTTGATCGTTTGGGAATATTATTTAACAAATATTCATAAAGTACTCCAATAGGAATAGCGATCGCAAATTCTGTTCCTTGTCCTAATTTTGAATTAACCTCGATAGTTCCGCCATGTTTTTCCACAACAATTTGACGAGTAATAGATAATCCTAAACCTGTCCCCGTAAGATACAGGGTGCGTTACGCTAGCGCTAACGCACCCTACTAGCTACTTATTGTTTTCTTCCTTCTACTTACTTATCTTGATCTTCATTTCCACCTGTATAACCAGTAGCGACCCATACCAAGGATCTAACTCCATCACGGATAGATTTTGCAATTGGTTCAGGGGAATTGTTGGAAGGTACTGAAACTGGTTTAAAATTAATACCCCGACTACCTAAAACAATTTCACCGATGACGGTAGCGCGTCGCATATGGTAATCGGAAGTTACCAAGTAGACACTTTTAACCCCACTTTTTTCTAAATCATCCACCAGTGTTGTAAAGTTTTCTACTGTATTGTTTGCCCGATAATCCAAGTGCAACCGCTGAGTATTAATTCCGGCTTTGGCAAATACTTCTCTTGTCACCCTAGGAGGGCTACCACCAGAAATCCAAATCGGTAGATCGGAATGCTTACGGGCAAAATCTGCTGTAAACTTTTCTCTTTCTAATTTCCTTGTAGAACCACCCAAGACTAAAATCGCTTGCGGTTGTACTAATTGTCCTTGGATCTCCTTATAACCCCACAACAACATCAGTGGTAGGGCTAGGATCGTTAAATGAGAAGAAATACCTTTTAATAGTAGCTTTTTCAAGGTTCTATCACTTCGGCTGCTTCAACAGATTTTGCTTGAAAAAGAATAATAATGTAGATTAACGGAAATAGGAAAAATATGCCCAGATTAATATCTAGGTGATTTTCCTAGTTTGGAAACGGTCATAGGTGACTTACAGCAACAGGCACTTTCTGGCTCGATGCTTGATTGTATCTACTATTGACGCAGATGCAAAGTATTCCTGGTATTTTATTTAACTGTTTTTAGACAACGGGACTGGCCAGATTCGAACCGGCGACCTAGCGCTTAGGAGGCGCTCGCTCTATCCAGCTGAGCTACAGCCCCAAATAAAATAGATATCACTTTACATGATATCACTTTTAGCCAGATTGCCAGCAGTTATTCCAAGCTCCGCCGCCTATTTCTAATCCACACACATAACTGTGTGCTTTCAGGATAATTTTTCCTTGACCATTACTTAATTCTCGTAGTTCTAAATTCAACTGTCCTTGGAGGGTATCACGGCAGCAAAACATTAAGCCATTTTCCGTGGGCGCACGCAGAGGAGTACCTGGTAAATGGGTAGTTCCAAGCAACTCAACCTCGTAGTGTGAATTTCTTGCTTGCATTTGCCATCGACCCCAAGGCTCGATATTCCACCTAACTTGCGAGTTCCAAGGAACGAATTCATAAAACTTGCCTTGGTAGTGTAAGCCAACCATAGCCACAGATTCCATCCACCATAATACTCCGCGCTTTCCACCACCAGCGGTTAGAGCTAGGTCGGGTTCGTCTAAAAAACTATTACAATTTGCCCAAAACCATTTCTTGGGAAAAGCACCACCCCAATTTTTCTCACTGTAAGCAGGGGCATTGGTAAATTCGTAGCGTTTACCATTCCAATCTATCCAACCGCTAGCTAACCCATGCGCCATCAATATTTGCCACCCAGGTTCAAAAATCTGCAAAAATGACAGCCAGCCAGCGGTTGATTGCTGTACGCTATTTTGGTTCCCCCAACCGTATACGGGCTGAATTTGATATTGCCAACGGCAATATTTGCCAGTACCGGGATCGCTAATTTCCCCTTGATTCAGAGTAGTTGTCGCTTGATAGCCTTGTTTGACATGAAGCTCAAACTCTGCTGGTTGAAGGTAGCGGGGTTGGATGTTTAGGTCTGTTTTGCCCCAATGACCCAAAGCTAGCACATCCTGCCTTGCCCAAAATTTGCTAACTTCAGGAAAAGTACGACATAAATATTCATCATCTGGCCCCAAGATTTGTGCTGCACCACCACTGTGGGGTTTACCGCCGATGGGGTCTTCGATAGAGTACATAAAGGCAAAAGATTGCCCTTCCCAAGGCAACGTGACGCGGTAATACCAACCTTCAAAGAAGCGACGGTTACTGCCATCCCAGTGATAGCCACTATGAGGAGTTTGGGTGGTGTCAAAAGGATTCTTAACAAGATCAAGCATGAGTTCTGTTCACAGAGGTGTAAGGGTGTAAGAGGATAGGGGTGTGAGGGAACTGCACTTGAGGAATTTGGTTTGTTTTTGTTAATAATGCCTTTAAACCATTTGAGATGTAGAGACGCGCCATGGCGCGTCTCTACAATGTTGTCTATTTGTCGCATTCTTTTTTCAAAATGGTATTACCTCTCACACCCAAACCACCCTGACACCCTTTTTTAGTATGCGCGATCGCCTTAACATTTTTAAACAAAAACAAAGCTAA
It encodes:
- a CDS encoding CapA family protein, which codes for MANPRPGGKLVSLAFVSVCFCLGISIGLSIRFKRSQATDTNNLPSEIVPDPNYSPDFNSPPFVDEPSYTDSITIQAVGDVIPGTNFPNKRLPRDRNQLLPTSVRTYLQRADILFGNFETSLTNHPYTAKDITRGQVFAFRSPPSYAQLFADAGFDVFNIANNHALDFGTVGFRDTIKNLAAVGIETLGHKNQILLLEVKNIAIAMIGFAPYEFYNSIHDLETAQALVKKAKTRAEIVIISMHAGAEGTGALRVKNRTETFYGENRGNSVKFARKMIDAGADLILGHGPHVPRAMELYKGKLIAYSLGNFLGYRTLSTRAQTAYSMILEVKLNSKGDLVGGRIIPVHMDRQGIPRIDKRFRTVGLVRYLIASDFPNTSIKVNKKGEILLTN
- a CDS encoding Nif11-like leader peptide family natural product precursor, producing MSQQEVIRLFRTAQTDPNLRETLNSAPDLETFVQMAQAHGYNFTFEEWQKATGLAVEELDCQLSEIQGI
- a CDS encoding YdcF family protein, whose amino-acid sequence is MLLWGYKEIQGQLVQPQAILVLGGSTRKLEREKFTADFARKHSDLPIWISGGSPPRVTREVFAKAGINTQRLHLDYRANNTVENFTTLVDDLEKSGVKSVYLVTSDYHMRRATVIGEIVLGSRGINFKPVSVPSNNSPEPIAKSIRDGVRSLVWVATGYTGGNEDQDK
- a CDS encoding tocopherol cyclase family protein is translated as MLDLVKNPFDTTQTPHSGYHWDGSNRRFFEGWYYRVTLPWEGQSFAFMYSIEDPIGGKPHSGGAAQILGPDDEYLCRTFPEVSKFWARQDVLALGHWGKTDLNIQPRYLQPAEFELHVKQGYQATTTLNQGEISDPGTGKYCRWQYQIQPVYGWGNQNSVQQSTAGWLSFLQIFEPGWQILMAHGLASGWIDWNGKRYEFTNAPAYSEKNWGGAFPKKWFWANCNSFLDEPDLALTAGGGKRGVLWWMESVAMVGLHYQGKFYEFVPWNSQVRWNIEPWGRWQMQARNSHYEVELLGTTHLPGTPLRAPTENGLMFCCRDTLQGQLNLELRELSNGQGKIILKAHSYVCGLEIGGGAWNNCWQSG